TGATATTTTTTTCTTGGTCGTTAGATCCTGAATAACTTTCTTTGAATTTCTTAATTACTTCACGAGGTGATGTAAAGAGTGATCGTGGATAAACGAAGTTTTGGATACGCTCGTTAAATTTTAAGAATAAGTTCTCATCTCCGCCAATAAAATCAGACTTCAACAGCATTTGTCTCTCCCACTCTCTGCCGCGGGATTCATAGTAAAGCAGGTAGTAATCAAGACTTCTGCAGAGCGGTGAGTATTTTCCGTCTGGACGCAATCGGAAGTCCGTTCGAAACAAGTACCCTTCTTCACGCTGATTTGAGCAGATGTCAATAAATGTCTTAATTGCTAACTCAAATATTTCCGATGATGTTAATTTATTAGAAAGCGATATTTCTTTATCATAAAAAAACATTAGATCGACATCGGAACTATAATTCAGTTCATTTCCACCAAGTTTTCCGAGTGCAACTAATGAATAACTAGTCGGTAACTTTTTGATTTCAAACTTCTGAAGAGTTGAGTTTATAGCAATAGCAAGTGCGGAATTTAAAAGAACTCTCGAGAGCATTGAGTACTCAAACACAATTTTTGTGATATCAGCGATTCCTAATATATCTCGAAGTCCGATTTTCAAAAGAATTCTTCTTTTAAAACGGATGAGTGCGTTAACTTTTCTCTCGAAAGAAGTAAATGTTGAGATGACTTCTGAGAGTTCTTTGGTTAATTTATTATAGATTAAATCCTCATATAAAGTATTTGATGATAAGCACCAGCTCAAGTATTCAGGATTTCTTACAACGATATCAGTTAAATAATTGCTGAAAGATGCAGTTTTCAAAACTACATCAAAATAGATTTGAAAAGATTTTGTATCCTGCAAATAATTAGAAAAGTAGTAGTCAGATTCTATAATTCGTCTAAAGTTGTTTAAAATTCGAACGGAGAGATATTCCTCAGCAAATTCTTTTTCAATGAATTTTGTGAGTTCTTTCACTTTCCTTGGTGGTAAATTACCCCCAAGTTTATGATTGAGTATTTCTAACAGTTTCTTTTTCACCTATACAAATTTAGTAAATGAAATCGAATGGATGTAATTTGTTTGATCGTTCTTTTTTATGGAACTGAAACCTATTGGGATAGTCAAATGTAATAAGAAATTCAATTCATTGTTTTTCTAAATTGATTTAGTTAGTTTTATTAAAAGTTTTCAGAGGATAGATGCTCGATATTTTAAAGAAATTTTTCGGTGACAAACATCAAAAAGATATAAAAGCTTTAGAGCCAGTTGTGGCTGAGATAAATACGATTTACGAAGAATTGCGAAATTTAAGCGACGATGAACTTCGAGAAGAGACGAATAAGCTTCGAAATATAATTCAGGAAAAGACACTTGAGCTTAGAAATCAGGTTAAGTATCTATCGAATCAATTAAAAGAAGATCACTCGCTTGACGAAATACAAAAAATTTCAGATGAGCTGGAAAAAGCAAATGATGATTTAGATGAACTATACGAAGATGTTCTCGATGAAATCCTACCTCGTGCATTTGCAATTGTAAAAGATACCTGCCGCAGATTAGTAGGTGAATCTTGGGATGTAGTCGGAAGAAAAATAATTTGGGACATGATCCATTATGACGTTCAATTAATTGGCGGAATTGTTCTTCATCAAGGAAAAATTGCGGAAATGGCTACTGGCGAAGGAAAAACTCTTGTTGCAACTCTTCCTATGTTTTTAAATGCATTAACTGGGCGTGGATGCCATCTTATAACTGTCAACGATTATCTTGCACAGCGTGACAGCGAATGGATGGGAAAAATTTTTGAATTTCATGGAATAACAGTTGGAGTAATTCTAAACACCATGCCTCCTGAACAACGAAAAAAAATGTACCAATGCGATATTACATATGGAACGAACAATGAATTCGGATTCGACTATCTCCGTGATAACATGACTATTGACACTGAAGGAGTTGTTCAGAGAGTTCACAATTATGCTATCGTAGATGAAGTTGATTCAGTTTTAATCGATGAAGCTCGTACGCCATTAATTATCAGCGGGCCTGTTGAAAGTTCGGAACAAAAATTTTCGGAAATGAAACCAAGAATTGAAAGATTAGTCAGAGCTCAATCTAGTCTTGTCGCAAAAATAGTGATGGATGCCGAAAATATGCTTAATTCTGAACCGCCGGATGAGTTGAACGCAGGTATATTGATGCTTAGAGCACACCGCGGTTTTCCAAAGAATAAAAAATTAATGAAACTTTTCAGTGAGCCTTCAAACAAGAAGCTAATGCAGGAAACTGAGATTGAGTACTTGCGCGAACGTGAAAAACGGATGCATGAGATTGATGATGAACTATACTTTAGGATCGAAGAGAAAAATAATTCAATCGAGCTGACAGAAAAGGGACGGGAGTTTATTACTAGCATCAATGAAGATAAGGACTTCTTCGTACTTCCAGATTTAGGAACTGAAATCAGCAAGATGGAGAATAATCCTGAAATATCTGCTGAAGAATTGGTGTCGAAGAAAGATCAGCTTTATAAACTTTACGCAGAACGAAGTGATAGAATTCATACAGTAAATCAGTTGCTCCGGGCTTATGCTCTTTACGAAAAAGATGATGAATACGTTGTAAGTGACGATGGAAAAGTGATGATCGTTGATGAGTTCACTGGTCGGTTATTAGCAGGCAGGCGTTATTCTGATGGACTGCACCAAGCAATCGAGGCTAAAGAAAACGTTAAGGTTGAAAAAGATACTCAAACATTAGCAACGATAACTCTTCAAAATTATTTTCGTCTATATAAAAAATTAGCAGGAATGACTGGTACAGCAGAAACTGAAGCAGGTGAATTCTGGGAAATATACAAACTCGATGTAGTTGTTATACCAACAAATCGTGACTGCGTTAGAGATGACATTGACGATCTTATTTACCGCACTATCCGAGAAAAATACAATGCTTTGATGGATGAGGTCGAGGAATTAAGGAAACAAGGGAGGCCTGTATTGGTTGGAACAACAAGCGTTGAAGTATCTGAAACTATCAGCCGAATGCTGAAACGAAAAGGAATCCAGCATAATGTATTGAACGCAAAACAACATCAACGCGAAGCTGAAATTGTTGCCAACGCAGGCTTACGCAGTGCTATTACAATCGCAACAAACATGGCTGGAAGAGGAACCGATATTAAGTTAGGTCCAGGTGTAAAAGAATCAGGCGGGCTGGCAATTCTTGGTACTACTCGCCATGAAGCAAGACGAATTGACCGCCAGCTTAGAGGGCGTTCAGGAAGACAGGGTGATCCAGGTTCATCAAAATTTTATCTCTCGTTGGAGGATGATTTGATGCGTCTATTCGGCAGTGACAGAATTGCATCGATAATGGAGCGAATGGGTGTACAAGAAGGGGAAGTAATCACTCACGGAATGATTACTCGCTCTGTTGAGCGTGCGCAAAAAAAAGTTGAAGAAAACAATTTTGCAATTCGAAAACGATTGCTCGAATACGATAATGTGATGAATTCACAGCGAGAAGTGATTTACAGCCGTCGAAAACAAGCACTTCGCGGTGAAAGATTGAAAAGCAAAATTCTTGAAGATGTCCAAGAATACGTCACTGAGCTTGTGAACAGATTTTATGATTCAGCAGAAATCGATCCATTGAAAG
This Ignavibacteria bacterium DNA region includes the following protein-coding sequences:
- the secA gene encoding preprotein translocase subunit SecA, with amino-acid sequence MLDILKKFFGDKHQKDIKALEPVVAEINTIYEELRNLSDDELREETNKLRNIIQEKTLELRNQVKYLSNQLKEDHSLDEIQKISDELEKANDDLDELYEDVLDEILPRAFAIVKDTCRRLVGESWDVVGRKIIWDMIHYDVQLIGGIVLHQGKIAEMATGEGKTLVATLPMFLNALTGRGCHLITVNDYLAQRDSEWMGKIFEFHGITVGVILNTMPPEQRKKMYQCDITYGTNNEFGFDYLRDNMTIDTEGVVQRVHNYAIVDEVDSVLIDEARTPLIISGPVESSEQKFSEMKPRIERLVRAQSSLVAKIVMDAENMLNSEPPDELNAGILMLRAHRGFPKNKKLMKLFSEPSNKKLMQETEIEYLREREKRMHEIDDELYFRIEEKNNSIELTEKGREFITSINEDKDFFVLPDLGTEISKMENNPEISAEELVSKKDQLYKLYAERSDRIHTVNQLLRAYALYEKDDEYVVSDDGKVMIVDEFTGRLLAGRRYSDGLHQAIEAKENVKVEKDTQTLATITLQNYFRLYKKLAGMTGTAETEAGEFWEIYKLDVVVIPTNRDCVRDDIDDLIYRTIREKYNALMDEVEELRKQGRPVLVGTTSVEVSETISRMLKRKGIQHNVLNAKQHQREAEIVANAGLRSAITIATNMAGRGTDIKLGPGVKESGGLAILGTTRHEARRIDRQLRGRSGRQGDPGSSKFYLSLEDDLMRLFGSDRIASIMERMGVQEGEVITHGMITRSVERAQKKVEENNFAIRKRLLEYDNVMNSQREVIYSRRKQALRGERLKSKILEDVQEYVTELVNRFYDSAEIDPLKEELVRNLLIDLKITPQEFQDLGSDGLSEKIYQASVEFYKKKEEMLSTELMANLERFAVLSVIDEKWKEHLRDMDDLKEGIGLRAYGQKDPLVEYKTEAYKLFIEMLQTIRDETIKIVFKWFPETPEQMQQRRRASDRVVVSHAATEGMGLAGDRGPVHGGSPATAGKPQPVSVGEKVGRNSPCPCGSGKKYKHCHGVE